A single region of the Papilio machaon chromosome 13, ilPapMach1.1, whole genome shotgun sequence genome encodes:
- the LOC106712302 gene encoding uncharacterized protein LOC106712302, producing the protein MPCSEDDDSQTGFMSEPSQGMSKAELRKTNKPIMEKKRRARINHCLNELKELLTDSMDKDPARHSKLEKADILEMTVKHLQRLQRQQLAAAIAADPAVLHRFKSGFGDCALEVRRYLSRLASVPTGLRYRLGDHLNSCLSGIERLHPADYPPLVPDPLRLDDERPSAFHFVKSTKPTSPPLSPLSCDSACDSSTELETPPRPVQKFPFPTPPSRSASDQDSSPEQKPTVSSTTISPESLQQEGSRTKKFMEPLSIVIDVENYKIGIDASPKRAVDYSIRQKLKRPSETIGPVPKLIRLEPERKVPSPERAQVDRIVVLDRPEKISAFRRIPTAHERKLTLPVSIPAVVERPSLVLNPVQRSVISHTAESLAQSSTSRAVKQETKETSESSNRPKSPEQGSSSSTEMWRPW; encoded by the exons ATGCCGTGCAGTGAAGATGATGATTCCCAAACCGGGTTCATGTCTGAACCAAGTCAAGGGATGTCAAAAGCTGAACTTCGAAAG ACCAATAAGCCCATAATGGAGAAGAAGCGACGAGCGCGCATCAACCACTGCCTCAATGAATTGAAAGAGCTGCTTACTGACTCCATGGACAAAGAT CCAGCGCGCCACTCGAAGTTAGAAAAGGCAGACATACTGGAGATGACGGTGAAGCACCTGCAGCGGCTGCAGCGACAGCAGCTGGCCGCCGCCATCGCCGCTGACCCTGCCGTGCTGCACCGCTTCAAGTCCGGCTTCGGCGACTGCGCGCTCGAGGTGCGCCGCTACCTGTCGCGCCTTGCCAGCGTGCCCACCGGCCTGCGCTACCGGCTCGGCGATCACCTCAACTCCTGCCTTTCCGGCATCGAGCGCCTCCACCCTGCAGACTACCCACCGCTCGTGCCCGACCCGCTCAGACTAGACGACGAAAGACCCAGCGCATTCCATTTCGTCAAATCAACCAAGCCAACCAGTCCACCATTGAGTCCATTATCTTGTGACTCCGCATGCGACTCGTCAACCGAACTAGAAACGCCGCCGCGACCGGTACAGAAATTTCCCTTCCCTACACCACCGAGCAGATCAGCGTCCGATCAGGACTCGAGTCCCGAACAGAAGCCGACCGTGTCCTCAACAACGATATCCCCGGAGAGTCTTCAGCAAGAAGGTTCGAGAACGAAAAAGTTTATGGAGCCATTATCGATCGTGATAGACGTGGAGAACTACAAAATCGGTATAGACGCATCTCCGAAACGAGCAGTAGACTATTCTATTCgacagaaattaaaaagacCGTCCGAAACGATAGGACCGGTACCAAAATTGATTCGGTTGGAGCCAGAACGAAAAGTTCCTAGTCCTGAGAGAGCACAAGTCGATAGAATAGTTGTTTTAGATAGACCTGAGAAAATTTCCGCGTTTAGAAGAATACCGACAGCTCACGAGAGGAAGTTAACGCTACCCGTCAGCATACCGGCAGTAGTTGAAAGACCTTCCCTTGTTCTAAATCCTGTGCAAAGATCCGTGATAAGCCATACAGCGGAATCCTTAGCCCAGTCGAGTACATCCAGAGCTGTCAAACAGGAAACAAAAGAGACTTCTGAATCTAGCAACCGTCCGAAATCACCTGAACAAGGATCGTCTAGTAGTACAGAAATGTGGCGTCCCTGGTGA
- the LOC106712111 gene encoding centrosomal protein of 131 kDa gives MSKENANLRLLGSPVNLSYRSKKKDDKKNIRNRPRSALQSSCITPENPERFKRPFSADTKERASTTRSFLKSFSADLLQSYNNAPTNLKIVPPTTILLGDTKPYENFKVKGNKETCSNASDYGSEDTFISLGTKIKTKAQTPPKKNTNPKALKYRNVAKKGRKMEQQQTNDDKGNEQYGLEITIKERAKSQSPCRDIDAFFHRSASPSFKKRAYESYFVPLDNNKNKSDHDNLSEHQLLDSDEIPLDMQKEIDAYSRRLPLTKQQLSLVEEESTQDLESIPSNNLPSLSPEASLNEKHRNPNKQDFTILNIKTHTEKGENYTRNQQNFSNESKTYRSFYEDFNNHDNTFKNNFSSTVIHTDSSSKDSGYPESVTKEDKMYVQNFSLPSATILRKSSSDNNLHEQPKSLDSASLGSNEKDYHNMYPPDKKWAEPLNHSRLLYKDFFLKKEGHLAVPPQNSPDRSCLTHKSEANYANTNLNDENVEREISEYPKYLLNSSTKAYTSKVIDDYKREIEAINNLHELTLKDIKTDSISPTPLHIETMYEQSNNRYEDKHNSIESSQNSYETSASPMEDKNCTNNKRDISKVTTRELIQNYFKIKHDYPKGTKENVLKNLKKFEKKLNNLKTDNKSPKLEWKNNKSNLSRPGQETVKHQSPKNIFTTKIPLSSRIESVQNDKDVESWMSLTFPTPRRTPIDTVDNAETIADVPKENPRTTTPKEASVTEEGPTPTNVTPERPTTTEVVKTRELDSKATVLDIYSMLKEIESYGDNPVTTVTNVEEVNEEVPKDENRASTPKDNFTEIFEFLEKVEQSANDALSVVTNAAPQNTPKLEVLLKLPHTELAQRVVTASLQLEERSCCIALLQESLANHKQQMITKVSNLEKQSQRNILKVKQECEETIKRHQNFIDQLINDKKTLNHRIEQLVDERRSLEERWKRSVQTLEERYKLELRNQHDKMAAAQQVARQRWVRQKAEKIKELTVKGLEGELREMAERQQKEISDLRMSHAEQLGKAQAKHAAELELLRRTLEEEKEEALVKERQLASSRLEKQMLEIELTYQEQRTRLVSELRAEGERAAQQLADREREQREEIEKWKEEQENLLQKKREELDKEIAEEKARIEEQLKEKRIELEEEFERYKKEFEAEQQIVLKKKVTEISAQHKLERDREIEKAIESMEAEAQAGRRELQEAMRRNKEQYEAELKELGQTEQATLRRYQEAQARVRHTEDRCAELEVTIGQLEARNKVLTEKNIQLDSEAEAVRASCETTWRNKLDTLTRETEDMRHKHDEQMHQLYAKVKVAVAKKDSTIQALTREAAKYQEKITLLEQKLQQQRKDFLKQK, from the exons aaATCCAGAAAGATTTAAGCGACCATTTTCTGCAGACACTAAGGAGAGAGCTTCTACTACTAGATCCTTTTTAAAATCGTTTAGTGCGGATTTACTGCAGTCGTACaaca aTGCCccaactaatttaaaaatagttccACCGACAACCATTTTACTTGGTGATACCAAAccatatgaaaattttaaagtaaaaggcAACAAAGAAACTTGTAGTAATGCCTCAGACTACGGCTCAGAAGATACATTTATTAGTTTAGGTACTaagattaaaacaaaagctCAAACACctcctaaaaaaaatacaaatccaAAAGCATTGAAATACAGAAACGTTGCAAAGAAAGGACGTAAAATGgaacaacaacaaacaaatGATGACAAAGGAAATGAACAATATGGTTTGGAAATTACTATTAAAGAAAGGGCAAAATCTCAGTCACCTTGTAGGGATATTGATGCGTTTTTTCACCGAAGTGCATCACCTTCCTTCAAAAAAAGAGCTTACGAATCATATTTTGTACCccttgataataataaaaataaatctgatcATGATAATTTAAGCGAACATCAATTACTTGACTCTGATGAAATACCATTGGATATGCAAAAAGAAATAGACGCATACTCTCGTCGATTACCTTTAACTAAACAACAATTATCTTTAGTAGAGGAAGAATCTACACAAGACCTTGAAAGTATTCCATCAAATAATTTACCAAGTTTGTCACCTGAAGCATCATTAAATGAAAAGCATCGTAATCCAAATAAACAAGATTTTACTATTCTCAATATTAAGACTCATACAGAAAAAGGCGAGAACTACACAAGAAACCAGCAAAACTTCTCCAATGAATCAAAAACATATAGAAGCTTTTATGAAGACTTCAATAACCatgataatacatttaaaaataacttttcaagTACTGTCATTCATACAGACTCTTCTTCTAAAGATTCTGGTTACCCTGAAAGTGTTACGAAAGAGGATAAAATGTATGTTCAAAACTTTTCTCTTCCATCTGCCACAATACTAAGAAAATCTAGCTCTGATAACAACTTACATGAACAACCGAAGAGTTTAGATAGTGCATCACTTGGAAGTAATGAAAAAGATTACCATAACATGTATCCGCCTGACAAAAAGTGGGCGGAGCCTCTGAATCATAGTCGTTTGCTTTACAAAGATTTCTTTTTGAAGAAAGAGGGTCATTTAGCAGTTCCGCCACAGAATTCACCTGATAGATCCTGCTTAACGCATAAAAGTGAAGCAAATTAcgcaaatacaaatttaaatgatgAGAACGTTGAACGAGAGATTAGTGAATACccaaagtatttattaaatagtagCACAAAAGCGTATACGTCCAAAGTTATTGATGATTACAAAAGAGAAATAGAAGCTATTAACAATTTACATGAACTAACactaaaagatataaaaacagACTCGATATCACCTACACCTCTTCATATTGAAACTATGTATGAACAATCAAATAATCGTTATGAAGATAAACATAATTCCATTGAAAGTTCCCAGAATAGTTACGAAACCAGTGCCTCGCCGATGGAAgacaaaaattgtacaaataacaaaagagaTATTTCTAAAGTAACAACAAGGGAATTAAttcagaattattttaaaataaaacacgattATCCAAAAGGAACTAAAGAGAATgtgttaaaaaatctaaagaaATTTGAGAAGAAACTTAACAACTTGAAAACAGATAACAAAAGTCCTAAGTTAGaatggaaaaataataaaagcaatcTCAGTAGACCCGGACAAGAAACAGTTAAACATCAATCaccgaaaaacatttttacaacaaaaataccTCTTAGCTCTAGAATAGAGAGTGTACAAAATGACAAAGATGTGGAATCATGGATGTCGTTAACATTTCCAACGCCTCGAAGAACGCCTATAGACACTGTAGATAATGCAGAAACAATAGCCGATGTTCCTAAAGAAAACCCGAGAACTACGACACCAAAAGAGGCATCTGTTACCGAAGAAGGACCTACTCCAACAAACGTTACCCCAGAGAGGCCTACTACAACAGAAGTAGTTAAAACAAGAGAGTTAGATTCCAAGGCCACAGTTCTAGATATATATTCAAtgttaaaagaaattgaaagcTATGGTGATAATCCTGTAACTACAGTTACAAATGTTGAGGAAGTTAATGAGGAGGTACCAAAAGATGAAAATAGAGCTTCAACAccaaaagataattttac ggaaatttttgaatttttggaAAAGGTTGAACAAAGTGCGAATGATGCTTTATCTGTTGTTACGAATGCAGCTCCACAAAACACTCCAAA gtTAGAGGTGCTGCTAAAGTTGCCACACACGGAGTTGGCGCAGCGCGTGGTGACCGCATCTCTGCAGCTCGAGGAGCGGTCTTGTTGCATCGCGCTACTGCAGGAGAGCTTAGCCAATCATAAGCAACAG ATGATTACAAAAGTGAGCAATTTAGAGAAACAATCTCAACGAAACATATTGAAAGTAAAGCAAGAATGTGAAGAAACTATAAAACGCCATCAGAATTTTATAGACCAG CTTATAAACGACAAGAAGACATTGAATCATCGCATAGAGCAGCTGGTTGACGAGAGACGTTCGCTTGAGGAGCGGTGGAAGAGGTCCGTGCAAACACTAGAGGAACGCTACAAGCTGGAGTTGCGCAACCAGCATGACAAAATGGCCGCCGCGCAACAG GTGGCCAGGCAACGATGGGTTCGACAGAAAGCTGAGAAAATAAAG GAGTTAACAGTGAAGGGCTTAGAAGGAGAATTGAGAGAGATGGCGGAGCGCCAGCAGAAGGAGATATCAGATCTGAGGATGTCGCACGCGGAGCAGCTCGGCAAGGCGCAGGCGAAGCACGCCGCCGAGCTGGAGCTGCTGAGGAGAACCTTGGAGGAGGAGAAGGAGGAAGCGCTTGTAAAGGAGAGGCAGCTGGCCAGCTCGAG ACTGGAGAAGCAGATGCTAGAAATAGAACTGACATACCAGGAGCAACGCACACGGCTCGTGTCAGAGTTGCGAGCGGAAGGCGAGCGCGCGGCGCAACAACTCGCCGACAGGGAACGAGAACAGAGAGAAGAAATCG AGAAATGGAAAGAAGAACAAGAGAATTTGCTGCAAAAGAAACGCGAAGAATTGGATAAGGAGATTGCAGAAGAAAAAGCAAGGATTGag gaACAACTAAAAGAAAAACGCATTGAACTGGAGGAAGAGTTTGAGCGATACAAGAAGGAGTTCGAAGCGGAGCAGCAAATTGTTTTGAAGAAGAAAGTGACGGAGATATCAGCGCAGCACAAGTTGGAGCGGGACAGGGAGATAGAGAAGGCCATAGAGAGCATGGAGGCTGAAGCCCAGGCGGGAAGAAGAGAGCTTCAGGAAGCAATGAG AAGGAATAAGGAGCAATACGAAGCAGAGTTGAAGGAGTTGGGGCAGACGGAGCAGGCCACACTCCGCAGGTACCAGGAGGCGCAGGCGCGTGTTCGACACACCGAGGACAGAT gcGCTGAATTGGAAGTAACAATTGGTCAGTTGGAAGCGAGAAATAAAGTACTCACAGAG aaaaatattcaattggATAGTGAAGCGGAGGCGGTGCGGGCGAGCTGTGAGACGACATGGCGCAACAAGCTGGACACATTGACCAGGGAAACTGAGGATATGAGACACAAACATGATGAGCAGATGCATCAGCTATATGCCAA GGTGAAGGTGGCTGTGGCCAAGAAGGACTCCACCATTCAGGCGCTCACGAGAGAGGCCGCCAAGTACCAGGAGAAGATAACTTTACTAGAGCAGAAGCTGCAGCAGCAGAGGAAAGATTTTCTCAAACAAAAATGA